The following nucleotide sequence is from Longimicrobiales bacterium.
TGAAGCGCGCGATGACGGCACCAATTGCTCCGACAACGAGCACCCCGCCATACATCAGGTTAGCGTCGTTGTCCTCGGATCCGATGATGCCAACGGCACCGTTCACCCAGCCGAGGAGCACCGCTGAGCCTAGCGCAAGACCAACGGCGGCTCGGTATGCGGCTTCGCCGGTCTTCCTTGATGCCAGTTCAACAGCGATCCCAACTCCGATGAGCAAGGTCCCGGTCTGAGCGAGATTGTCCACCCAGCTCACTTCACCGATGAACTGCTGCGCAACCAGGGCCAGCAGCAGCATGAACGCTCCGGCGGTCCAGCCGGCCATCCTCCAGCGGCTCCAGCGCCGTGTGCCACCCTTCTCTGCATTTCCTGCCACGGGTTTTTACCTCCTTACTGGCCTCGTTCTATCCACAAGGGAGTAGCAGCACGGCTATTCGCTTCCGCACGCTGGCCGAAACCCTCCATCGCAGGCTTGTTTGCATAGGCTTGCAGCATGAGTCGGGGCCCGGGGAGTTTCTTCATCGGATGACCCTCGCGTGCGTCGGGCAGTACTTCTCCTAATCCTGCCCAACCCTACTCAGGCCCGCAACTCAGGACGCGCAGAACAGTGCTGGAAGCTAGGTGTGGCTAGGTGCCACGCCTTCCAGGGAGACGCAAAGGCAAGGATTATTCGATCGGATACATGTCGAACGATTGATTGTCAAAATAGGCAATCCGGTTTGGCATCGTCTGCATTATCGTGTTTGCAATCGACTGGGAAATCCTATCTGATCGGTATCGGATGGCCATATAGGGCAGGAAACTCTCCGCGATATCCTCGCGGTTCGGAAAATCGCGTGCGTAGGTAGAGATGAACGTGGGATCGGCGGACTGGGCGGCAAGCCAAGCAGGTGCTGAGGCATGAGCCGCGTCCAGCGACGTGTGGGCGGCCTCATGCACAAACGTCTCCTCCAGTATGCCGTCCGCCGTGTAGAGGTCGGCTTGGCCTGTGTGGATGAGTAGGTTGTTGTTCCCACCACCGAACGGCTGAGTGCCCTTGTGGATCCAAACGGTCTCCACATCCTTGCGAAGCGCGGTCGGCAATCGACCGATCACCTCGGCGTACTTCTCCGCCTCGACCAATGCCACACCGGGTCCGCCGAACTCCGGATTGACCTGAATTTCAGCAGCCAGACCGTCGTCGAAGCTGGCGTTGAACAGGTAGGCGTCGACCGTGATCCATCCGTCGACCCGTCGGTCGAACATCGTTCGAGAACCCTGCCCGGCGAACGACAGGTCCTGGAACGTGGTCGGGTCCGAGGACGTGATGATGTTCGGATCGATGAAGATCGTGCCTCCGAATGGCGGGAGCGTCACTGCAGGAGGGGGCACGGTAGGAGCATCTTCTCCCCCACAACTCCACAAGAGCAGTGAAAACAACACGGCACTCAACTCAACTGCTCTCTTCATGCCCTGATTCTGCCCCACTCAGACCCGCAACTCACGACGATCAGAACACTGCTGGATCGCTGGGTGTGGCGGGGTGCCACGGAGGGAGGGCGAGTTGCCGCTTCTCTGCTGGCCTGTTTCATCTGCAATCGGCTCATCCCTCGCGCTCCGCTTCGCTTCCTTCGTTCTTCGGGGAGATCCCGACATAGAGAAGTGTCCGTCCATCTTTGGTGACGCACCCATCCGCTTCCGGAGCTTCCTGGGCTGAACCCCGAGGTCGAGCGCCTGGGCGGACCGGTGATCGTGGTCCGGTGACTGCTGGTCTGGTGAGCGGAGATGACCCTTCGGTCAGGAAAACACGAGCAGACCGTCCACTCGTGGCTTCCAGTCCGTGATCGTTGCATCGACGCCCCAGTACAGGGTCGGGTTGTAGAGAAAAATCCAAGGAGCGTCGTCGCGGATGATCGTGTAGATCCGTCGGTAGATGGCCTGGCGCTTCGTGTCGGAGACGGTCGCCTGCGCTTCTCCGATCAAGGCATCAACCTCCGCATTCTCGTACCCCTCCCACCAGGGGCCCTTGAGCCCGGAGTGGATCTTTTCCCTCAGGACCCGATAGGTGCTGCGCGGACTGGAGTCGAAGCCAGCCGCATTGTTGATCTTCTTCTCCCGGACCATCTGGGAGTAGGCCGACCGGTCCTGGTGCTCGACGATTTCCACTGTGATTCCGACCTGGCCGTACTGCTCCGCCATCATCCGTGCCAGCTCCGGCATCTCATCAGGCATCACCTGAGGGATGTCGAAAACCAACTCGAGCCCGTCCGCGTAACCGGCTTCGGCCAAGAGGCTTCGCGCCCTGTCGGGATCATAGGGGTATGGGGGCGTCTCGGGGTTGTAACCGAAGTGATTCGGGGTCAGGTAGCCACTCAACGGCTGGGCCGCCCCATGCTTGATCTCTTCGATGATCCCATCGACGTTGAGAGCGTAGTTCAAGGCCTGCCGCACGCGGCGATCACTTCCTGCCCCTTCGAGGCTATTGGCCATGAAGATGATGGCCAATCCGCTGTTCGCTTCGTGAGTCAGAGCCGTTCCATCCTCCGCGATCCGATCCCGACCCTGAATGCCGATGCCAGCTGCGATATCGGCTCGACCGTCCAGCAGGGCGTCCACCCGCTTTTCTGAATCGCCTTCGGCAACCCAGTGGATCTCATCGTAGTCCGGGGTCTCTCCCCAATAGTCATCATGCGCGGCGATGACGAGTCGCGTGCCGCTCTGCTCGATGATCTCATACGGGCCACTCCCGACGTAGGCCTCGGGCAATCGATGCAACTCGCTCGCGGGGCTGATCGGCATATCGACGACGAGGTCCAAGAGGTCCGCCATAGGGTCCACGGTGACGATCCTTACCGTCATGTCGTCGGGAGCCGATATCTCCGCCGTTCCCAGATAGCTGATGTAAACGCCCTGGGTCCCGAAGGCACCCCCAATCGAGGGGTCCAGAACCCGACCGAGGGTAGCGACCACGTCGAAAGCGCTCAGCACCTCACCATTATGAAATGTCACACCGTCGCGCAGGTGGAACGTCCAGCTCCGCGCATCCTCTCCCACTTCCCATCGCTCAGCCAAGGCTGGCTGGTAGTTGCCCAGCTCATCCAGTCGCACGAGAGCCTCGTAAACGGAATAGATGATGCTCCGACGGGCGAGAGCGTCACTCACGATATGGGGATCACCGATCGACGCGGATGATTGATATACGGTCAGCACTGGCTGGCGGGTGGCCGTAGGAGCGGGGCTGCAACTCGCGGCGACAAGTGCACCGAGAACGACGCCACGGAAGCACAGATTCAGTCTCATTCGCTGAGGCCTCCAAGGGCCGTGTTCAGGTTGTCGGAACGACACGGTCGGCGGGCCCGACCGAATCGTCTCGGGTCTATTCCGTCGGTGACCACACCCTCCCTTCGGCGGTCCCATCGGCATCCGGCGTCTCGGGGGTGGAGCCTTTCGCTTCGGCGCTGGCGGCTGCCTTGTCGCTGATCTCCTTCTCGCATTCGTAGCACGGTATCAGGGCCACGCCCTGATTCTGCCCCACCCCACTCAGGCCCGCAACTCAGGACGCGCAGAACAGTGCTGGATCGCTGGGCGTGGCTGGGTTCCCGCAACCACACCCGGCCAGGCTAACCTACGCCTCCATGGTTGGGCAGCTTCAATCCTTCCACCGTGGTCAACCCGCTGAGGTCGAGCCACCCGCCCACACGCTCGGGCAACTCAAGTCCCTGTGCAGAATGCAGTTCACAGAATTCACAATTTTGAGGACGTGAGCCGGCCTCGTCCTTGTTCTTCTGACGAAGACAAATCGAGATAAGCAGTAAGAGCAGACTCCCAATGATCAGTACCACATGCGAATGTCCCCGAACTGATTTGCCCTCCTGTTATGGTTTGCGGCATTATTCCATAATTACTAAATTATAGCGTTGTCGATCCCAGTACATTCTTGTACAGGATTTGCAGGATCGTTCCGCTGCCACTTATGGTTTGATTAACTAGCGATGGCGTGGTAAGCACAGCCGCCTGCCGCTCGTCATTTTACAGGAGAAGCAACGATGATTCAGTCCCGTCTAGGTGTATTCTGTTTATCTCTGGCGGTTGCAAGTGCGGCGTGCAGCGGACAGGA
It contains:
- a CDS encoding ABC transporter substrate-binding protein → MRLNLCFRGVVLGALVAASCSPAPTATRQPVLTVYQSSASIGDPHIVSDALARRSIIYSVYEALVRLDELGNYQPALAERWEVGEDARSWTFHLRDGVTFHNGEVLSAFDVVATLGRVLDPSIGGAFGTQGVYISYLGTAEISAPDDMTVRIVTVDPMADLLDLVVDMPISPASELHRLPEAYVGSGPYEIIEQSGTRLVIAAHDDYWGETPDYDEIHWVAEGDSEKRVDALLDGRADIAAGIGIQGRDRIAEDGTALTHEANSGLAIIFMANSLEGAGSDRRVRQALNYALNVDGIIEEIKHGAAQPLSGYLTPNHFGYNPETPPYPYDPDRARSLLAEAGYADGLELVFDIPQVMPDEMPELARMMAEQYGQVGITVEIVEHQDRSAYSQMVREKKINNAAGFDSSPRSTYRVLREKIHSGLKGPWWEGYENAEVDALIGEAQATVSDTKRQAIYRRIYTIIRDDAPWIFLYNPTLYWGVDATITDWKPRVDGLLVFS